The following proteins are co-located in the Fimbriiglobus ruber genome:
- the nagB gene encoding glucosamine-6-phosphate deaminase, producing MPAPHYLPHTRIPTLVLPVSGAAAKFVAREIDKTVRARNAAGKSTVLGLATGSTPVGLYRELIRMHKEEGLDLARVITFNLDEYYPLPKEDPHSYFRWMHETFFNHVNIKWENIHIPDGTLRLDEVDDFCAVYERKIKDAGGVDIQILGIGRTGHIGFNEPGSPRNSRTRMVTLDSITRQDAAAGFFGEQNVPNLAITMGVASIMDARKVFLMAFGEHKAAITYKAIEAPPTEAITASFLQEHPDAVFVLDQAAAAELTAIKRPWEVGPCEWTPETVRRAVVHLSLASRKGLQKLNDDDFRDHHLYDLLREKGPAERIGEEVFHDRIQTIQLYPAGKEKRNILVFSPHPDDDVISMGGTIIRLVEQGHSVHVAYMTSGNIAVFDHDARRFIDYVDEFSRMFNVDPAQVGPVKRRVDEFLDSKKPGEGDSEEVLKIKSLIRATEARAAALACGIPPQQLEFMNLRFYQTGTVAKDPIHPKDVDDIIALLTRLKPAQIYVAGEMSDPHGTHRLCAEAIFESVRRTRATNAIPPFDVWLYRGAWEEWEPHEIEMAVPVSPETLEKKKQAIFRHQSQKDRAMFPGGSDRREFWQRAEDRNLATARTYDFLGLPEYYALEAFVKWKE from the coding sequence ATGCCCGCACCCCACTACCTGCCCCACACCCGCATCCCGACCCTCGTCCTCCCGGTCAGCGGGGCCGCCGCGAAGTTCGTCGCGCGGGAGATCGACAAGACCGTCCGCGCGCGGAACGCGGCCGGCAAGTCGACCGTCCTCGGCCTCGCCACCGGGTCCACGCCCGTCGGCCTGTACCGGGAACTGATCCGGATGCACAAGGAAGAGGGCCTCGATCTCGCCCGCGTGATCACGTTCAACCTGGACGAATACTACCCGCTACCCAAGGAAGATCCGCACTCGTACTTCCGGTGGATGCATGAGACGTTCTTCAACCACGTCAACATCAAGTGGGAAAACATCCACATCCCGGACGGCACCCTCCGGCTCGACGAGGTGGACGACTTCTGCGCGGTTTACGAGCGCAAGATCAAGGACGCGGGCGGGGTCGACATCCAGATCCTTGGGATCGGGCGGACCGGGCACATCGGGTTCAACGAACCGGGGTCGCCGCGGAACAGCCGGACCCGCATGGTCACGCTCGACAGCATCACCCGCCAGGACGCGGCCGCCGGTTTCTTCGGCGAGCAGAACGTCCCGAACCTGGCCATCACGATGGGCGTCGCGTCGATCATGGACGCCCGCAAAGTCTTCCTGATGGCGTTCGGCGAACACAAAGCCGCGATCACGTACAAGGCCATCGAGGCGCCCCCGACCGAGGCGATCACCGCCAGCTTCCTCCAGGAGCATCCGGACGCCGTCTTCGTTCTAGACCAGGCCGCCGCCGCCGAGTTGACCGCGATCAAGCGGCCGTGGGAGGTCGGGCCGTGCGAGTGGACCCCGGAAACGGTCCGCCGGGCTGTCGTTCACCTCAGCTTGGCGTCCCGCAAGGGTCTGCAAAAGCTCAACGACGACGATTTCCGCGACCACCACCTCTACGACTTGCTCCGCGAGAAGGGGCCGGCCGAGCGGATCGGCGAAGAGGTGTTCCACGACCGCATCCAAACGATCCAGCTCTACCCCGCCGGGAAAGAGAAGAGAAACATCCTGGTCTTCAGCCCGCACCCGGACGACGACGTCATCAGCATGGGCGGGACGATCATCCGGCTGGTCGAACAGGGGCACTCGGTCCACGTCGCGTACATGACCAGCGGAAACATCGCGGTTTTCGACCACGACGCCCGCCGGTTCATCGACTACGTGGACGAGTTCTCCCGCATGTTCAACGTCGACCCGGCCCAGGTCGGTCCGGTCAAACGGCGGGTGGACGAGTTCCTCGACTCGAAGAAGCCCGGGGAAGGGGACAGCGAAGAAGTCCTCAAGATCAAGAGCCTGATCCGGGCGACCGAGGCCCGGGCCGCGGCCCTCGCGTGCGGCATCCCGCCGCAACAGCTGGAGTTCATGAACCTGCGGTTCTACCAGACCGGCACGGTCGCGAAAGACCCGATCCACCCGAAGGACGTGGACGACATTATCGCCCTTCTGACCCGGCTCAAGCCCGCACAGATTTACGTCGCGGGCGAAATGTCGGACCCGCACGGGACGCACCGGCTCTGTGCCGAGGCGATCTTTGAATCGGTCCGGCGGACGCGGGCGACGAACGCGATCCCGCCATTCGACGTGTGGCTGTACCGCGGGGCCTGGGAAGAGTGGGAGCCGCACGAGATCGAGATGGCGGTCCCCGTCAGCCCGGAGACGCTGGAGAAGAAGAAGCAGGCAATCTTCCGGCACCAGTCGCAAAAAGACCGAGCCATGTTCCCCGGCGGCTCCGACCGCCGCGAGTTCTGGCAGCGGGCCGAAGACCGCAACCTCGCGACCGCCCGGACCTACGACTTCCTGGGCTTGCCCGAGTATTACGCCCTGGAGGCGTTCGTGAAGTGGAAGGAATAG
- a CDS encoding AAA family ATPase, whose translation MSTEAEAEPIILDDNELGTAEKLRTGCKRLLAECGKVIVGQEAVLEQLLLAVLARGHCLLVGVPGLAKTLMIRTLADGMALTFNRVQFTPDLMPTDITGTEILYDDKISGHRGFRFVHGPIFANIVLADEINRTPPKTQAALLEAMQERQVTVAGSRHPLPAPFFVLATQNPIEQEGTYPLPEAQQDRFMFSIRVDYPDEDEEFRIIESTTSGDRPALQTVVSADDILAMQNLVLRVPAAKHVIRYAGRLTRATRPVAAPGDDAPPVPDFVKKYVSWGAGPRAGQNLILAAKAKALLAGRTYVAIEDVRAVALPILRHRVMLNYHAEAEGITPDEVVTRLLHLLPRDERGAK comes from the coding sequence GTGTCCACAGAAGCTGAAGCCGAACCGATCATCCTCGACGACAATGAACTCGGGACGGCCGAGAAACTCCGGACCGGATGCAAACGCCTGTTGGCCGAATGTGGCAAAGTGATCGTCGGCCAAGAAGCGGTACTCGAACAACTTCTGCTCGCCGTCCTCGCGCGCGGGCACTGCCTCCTTGTTGGCGTGCCGGGGTTGGCCAAGACGCTGATGATCCGCACTCTGGCGGATGGCATGGCCCTTACGTTCAACCGGGTCCAGTTCACTCCGGACCTGATGCCCACGGACATCACCGGGACCGAAATCCTTTACGACGACAAGATCTCCGGCCACCGCGGCTTCCGGTTCGTCCACGGGCCGATTTTCGCGAACATCGTGCTGGCCGACGAAATCAACCGGACGCCGCCCAAGACCCAAGCCGCGCTGCTCGAAGCCATGCAGGAACGGCAGGTGACAGTTGCGGGCTCCCGTCACCCCCTCCCGGCCCCGTTTTTTGTTCTCGCCACTCAGAACCCGATCGAGCAAGAGGGAACTTATCCACTCCCCGAAGCCCAACAAGACCGGTTCATGTTTAGCATCCGCGTCGATTACCCGGACGAGGACGAGGAGTTTCGCATCATCGAATCGACCACGTCGGGCGACCGCCCCGCCCTCCAGACGGTGGTGTCCGCGGACGACATCCTGGCCATGCAGAATCTCGTGTTAAGAGTTCCCGCGGCCAAGCACGTCATCCGGTACGCGGGCCGCTTGACGCGAGCGACCCGGCCGGTGGCCGCACCGGGCGACGACGCCCCGCCGGTTCCGGATTTCGTGAAGAAGTACGTAAGTTGGGGAGCGGGACCGCGGGCCGGCCAGAACCTCATACTGGCCGCCAAGGCGAAAGCGCTTCTCGCCGGCCGGACCTACGTGGCGATCGAGGACGTCCGCGCCGTGGCGCTGCCAATCCTCCGCCACCGCGTCATGCTGAACTACCACGCGGAGGCCGAAGGCATCACGCCGGACGAGGTTGTCACGCGGTTATTGCACCTGCTCCCGCGGGACGAGCGCGGGGCGAAATGA
- a CDS encoding PQQ-binding-like beta-propeller repeat protein produces the protein MNRTRIALASALLAVSCAVGATTPGQAAEGDLAHIVGQSEQTYKRLAEAERKLRAGKTAEAVDDVQRVLDEAGDDLVPAGKPGDDGKALRPARRVAQQLLAQLPPAALRGYRDRADEPSRKLLAAGRADRDPRPLRTLVDKYFASRPAEDAFLLLGELAFERGEFRAAEEYWRRLLPARNGKTDLAIDPPFPDPTTNPAVVRARVAMAVVFQGDAARARAEVAEVAARFPTASGRLAGKDGLYAGTLKGLLDRPPVLVADQSGEGEWSSFAGTAARTGRATGRFPRYLPGRPTWSVALPTDHERKSPLTARLTRAGAVAFHPVVLNGVAYVADPIRVSGYDVRTGRLRFAYDFRADPDVAGRSSTDVDLPIGYDADFTLTACGGRLFARLGSPPPPVATPPVPEVKTEPRVSFLVCFAPPTRPTADGAPLELLWKLSPPGTGTAWEGTPVWAGGRLYAATVRSEGGRMIHAVTCYDDGPAKPDKPVWVLDVCDSPQPGDLATRSRHELLTLAAPNLVFCSNTGAVVAVDARTGARAWAFQYPKATGRPAVVARDLCPPVADGGRVFVAPTDGDHVYAFDVESGRLLWATGPIQVDHILGIARDRLVCAIAAPQRGIRGLNVANGSYQGPDGWAVHDDPQLASFGRGLVSDEIVAWPTRSALFFLDPVDGWQVRPPLFKPHGNLAFADGVLLAATPTELWGYVAERSEVEDRRRELGARPNDPRLALSTAIAMADAGRYADADTVVGGAAPVVDPPRVRAEWLADRAERALAAGRPAEARELLRRGVGGEYPIAWRARAAARLATLTQPGKTAGAADNFFNALKQPPEFAAELVLTTTGPPVRLQDFVSAHFGGQPASPQITDSASSRRPVFDRFDVADLTTLGPFAAVSRETVFPNARFVPLLPLAGEAGLPGLPSVNFGGRSRSPARLFVSDGSRVLAYRPDSDKPLWEAALPPGLSVTYAAVVGESLIAAGPRGAMKFGVVDGSAAWSFVFPDADPVPGGTPRPLLRGGDTPPVGLSDFALAGPRLIAHVGDHHFLAIDTETGRAAWVLDAVGRSQYDPISFPSGPRFARPYYADDQTIIVQVSTGQRWRVDPRTGAVTDRRPSAAALWDGPPARTQEGRVVVADGPGDGDGIVEFRGKPNGVCLVRAVSRDHNRDIWFASFRGEASLTGRPPRLAVLPDGVAVAVSRNHGVEIDRLLGQSGARAWRAPAFVPVGDVNLDGADTDGTNLYIPAEGRVTALRLSTGLTAWVASVAAESGPEVEAGAYAWKVRAGRRVTIAYPTEPLPTDPFGSNLTGAVRAFARFPAVWRLPGLALSLCDAWVTRSVPVLFLDPESGKVVHRLDLPATGPALGVHFGPEISVVVTAGRAYWIK, from the coding sequence ATGAATCGCACCCGCATCGCCCTCGCTTCCGCCCTGCTCGCAGTCTCGTGCGCGGTCGGTGCGACTACACCGGGGCAGGCTGCGGAAGGCGACCTGGCTCACATCGTCGGGCAGTCCGAGCAGACCTACAAGCGGCTTGCGGAGGCCGAGCGCAAACTCCGCGCGGGAAAAACGGCCGAGGCCGTCGACGACGTCCAGCGCGTGTTGGACGAGGCGGGCGACGATCTCGTGCCCGCTGGCAAACCGGGCGACGACGGGAAAGCCCTTCGGCCGGCCCGCCGTGTCGCGCAGCAACTCCTCGCCCAACTGCCGCCCGCTGCCCTCCGGGGTTACCGCGATCGGGCGGACGAGCCGAGTCGGAAACTCCTCGCCGCCGGCCGGGCGGACCGCGACCCCCGCCCGCTCAGAACCCTCGTCGACAAATATTTCGCTAGCCGCCCGGCCGAGGACGCCTTCCTACTGCTGGGAGAACTGGCGTTCGAGCGGGGCGAGTTTCGCGCGGCCGAGGAATACTGGCGGCGGCTCCTGCCGGCCCGGAACGGCAAGACGGACCTCGCGATCGACCCACCGTTCCCCGACCCGACCACCAACCCGGCTGTCGTCCGCGCCCGGGTGGCGATGGCCGTTGTTTTTCAGGGGGACGCCGCCCGGGCCAGGGCTGAGGTGGCTGAGGTGGCCGCCCGATTCCCGACCGCCAGCGGTCGACTCGCCGGCAAGGACGGGCTTTACGCCGGCACTCTCAAGGGACTGCTCGACCGCCCCCCCGTGCTGGTGGCGGACCAGAGCGGCGAGGGAGAATGGTCGTCGTTCGCCGGCACAGCCGCCCGGACCGGCCGCGCGACGGGGCGATTCCCGCGATATTTGCCCGGTCGTCCAACGTGGTCCGTGGCTCTGCCGACGGACCACGAGCGGAAGTCGCCTCTCACAGCCCGCCTCACTCGCGCGGGGGCCGTCGCATTTCACCCGGTTGTTTTGAACGGTGTCGCCTACGTCGCGGACCCGATTCGCGTCTCCGGCTACGACGTGCGAACGGGTCGGCTGCGTTTCGCTTACGACTTCCGCGCGGACCCCGATGTGGCCGGCCGATCCTCCACGGACGTTGACCTCCCCATCGGCTATGACGCCGACTTCACGCTGACGGCATGCGGCGGGCGGCTGTTCGCGCGGCTCGGATCACCACCCCCACCGGTCGCGACGCCCCCGGTCCCAGAAGTCAAAACCGAGCCGCGCGTCAGTTTCCTAGTGTGCTTCGCTCCTCCCACCCGCCCGACCGCCGACGGCGCTCCGCTCGAATTACTGTGGAAATTGTCCCCGCCGGGGACCGGGACGGCTTGGGAAGGCACGCCCGTTTGGGCGGGCGGACGACTGTACGCCGCCACCGTTCGCTCCGAAGGCGGGCGGATGATCCATGCCGTCACCTGTTACGACGACGGGCCGGCAAAGCCGGACAAGCCGGTGTGGGTGTTAGACGTCTGCGACAGCCCACAACCCGGCGACCTGGCTACCCGATCGCGACACGAACTCCTGACGCTGGCCGCGCCGAACCTCGTCTTCTGCTCGAACACCGGTGCCGTCGTCGCGGTCGACGCGCGCACGGGGGCGCGGGCGTGGGCGTTCCAGTACCCCAAAGCCACCGGCCGGCCCGCGGTGGTCGCCCGCGACCTCTGCCCGCCGGTGGCCGACGGCGGTCGGGTGTTCGTCGCCCCGACCGACGGGGATCACGTTTACGCATTCGACGTGGAGTCCGGTCGCTTGCTCTGGGCCACGGGGCCGATTCAGGTCGACCACATCCTCGGCATCGCCCGGGACCGACTCGTGTGCGCCATTGCGGCCCCGCAGCGCGGCATCCGCGGGTTGAACGTGGCGAACGGTTCGTACCAGGGGCCGGACGGATGGGCGGTCCACGACGACCCCCAACTCGCGTCGTTCGGCCGCGGGTTGGTGTCGGACGAGATCGTCGCGTGGCCGACGCGCTCGGCTCTCTTCTTCCTCGACCCGGTCGACGGCTGGCAGGTCCGCCCTCCCCTCTTCAAACCGCACGGCAACCTCGCCTTCGCCGACGGGGTTCTCCTCGCGGCCACGCCCACGGAACTCTGGGGCTACGTCGCCGAGCGCTCGGAAGTCGAGGACCGGCGGCGGGAACTCGGCGCCCGCCCGAACGACCCGCGGCTCGCTCTTTCCACGGCAATCGCGATGGCCGACGCGGGGCGGTACGCGGACGCCGACACGGTCGTGGGCGGAGCGGCGCCGGTTGTCGATCCCCCGCGCGTCAGGGCCGAGTGGCTGGCCGACCGAGCCGAGCGGGCGCTGGCGGCGGGACGGCCGGCCGAGGCCCGCGAACTCCTTCGCCGCGGTGTAGGAGGCGAATACCCGATCGCGTGGCGGGCTCGCGCGGCCGCCCGGCTGGCGACGTTGACTCAGCCGGGCAAAACCGCGGGAGCCGCCGACAATTTTTTTAACGCACTGAAGCAACCGCCGGAATTCGCAGCCGAACTGGTACTGACTACAACCGGCCCCCCGGTCCGCTTGCAAGATTTTGTCTCCGCACACTTTGGCGGCCAACCGGCTTCCCCGCAGATCACGGATTCGGCCTCTTCTCGCCGGCCGGTTTTCGATCGGTTCGACGTCGCCGACTTGACGACCCTCGGGCCGTTTGCCGCGGTCTCCCGCGAGACAGTGTTCCCGAACGCGCGATTCGTACCCCTGCTCCCACTCGCGGGCGAAGCGGGTCTGCCGGGGCTGCCGAGTGTGAACTTTGGCGGGCGGTCCCGGTCGCCGGCACGGTTGTTCGTTTCGGACGGTTCCCGGGTTCTCGCCTACCGGCCCGATTCGGACAAGCCGTTGTGGGAGGCGGCCCTACCGCCCGGATTGTCGGTCACATACGCTGCAGTGGTCGGCGAATCCTTGATCGCCGCCGGCCCGCGCGGTGCGATGAAGTTCGGGGTCGTTGACGGCTCCGCAGCGTGGTCCTTCGTGTTTCCGGACGCTGACCCGGTTCCGGGTGGTACGCCCCGGCCCCTTTTGCGCGGTGGCGACACTCCGCCAGTCGGCCTGTCCGACTTCGCGCTCGCCGGCCCGCGGCTGATCGCCCACGTCGGGGACCATCACTTCCTGGCAATCGACACCGAAACCGGGCGGGCCGCCTGGGTTTTGGACGCGGTCGGGCGGTCCCAATACGATCCGATTTCATTCCCCTCCGGCCCCCGCTTCGCCCGTCCTTACTATGCCGACGACCAAACAATCATCGTCCAGGTTTCGACCGGGCAGCGATGGCGGGTCGACCCGCGGACCGGGGCCGTCACCGACCGGCGGCCGTCCGCCGCGGCCCTTTGGGACGGTCCGCCGGCGCGAACACAAGAGGGCCGGGTCGTTGTGGCCGACGGACCGGGCGACGGCGACGGGATCGTGGAATTCCGCGGGAAACCAAATGGCGTTTGTCTGGTCCGTGCCGTCTCACGCGACCACAACCGCGACATCTGGTTCGCTTCGTTCCGTGGCGAAGCGAGTCTTACCGGCCGCCCGCCGCGTCTCGCCGTGCTGCCGGACGGCGTCGCGGTCGCCGTATCGCGGAACCACGGCGTGGAAATCGACCGGCTACTCGGGCAAAGCGGGGCAAGGGCGTGGCGGGCACCGGCGTTCGTTCCGGTCGGGGATGTCAACCTCGACGGGGCCGACACCGACGGCACGAACTTGTACATCCCCGCCGAGGGTAGGGTGACGGCCTTGCGGCTGAGTACCGGGCTCACCGCCTGGGTTGCATCCGTGGCGGCGGAGAGTGGACCGGAGGTGGAAGCCGGTGCGTACGCCTGGAAAGTCCGGGCGGGACGCCGGGTGACGATCGCCTACCCGACTGAACCACTTCCCACAGACCCCTTCGGCTCGAACCTGACGGGGGCGGTACGTGCGTTTGCCCGCTTTCCCGCGGTCTGGCGGTTACCGGGCTTGGCACTAAGTTTGTGCGACGCGTGGGTGACGCGATCTGTCCCGGTGCTTTTTCTCGATCCAGAATCGGGGAAGGTCGTCCACCGACTCGACCTCCCGGCGACCGGGCCAGCCTTGGGCGTCCATTTCGGTCCCGAAATTTCCGTCGTCGTCACCGCCGGCCGGGCGTACTGGATAAAGTGA